A genome region from Acidobacteriota bacterium includes the following:
- a CDS encoding DUF3857 domain-containing protein, whose protein sequence is MKRLGLALACGLVLCVAATPARAANHYPIEPGPEEMSAEEKAIVPDPSSGAEHAVVLAVEIEQDDAISVLAKTSYHLRAKILSPAGRALANVEIPLLTQEGSIKTWWGRTILPDGTVLSLPDSELHEEPLVRKGAGKESRVVKAVLKGVVPGAVIDYGYVLRDVNAVGLHLVPLQAPWPIRRLRYRWIPQNALVSDRPRIAACTLTHAEGADVKAVQEKKWFVVTARDLPAFEREPLAPSDDELRITAIFHYTFYARDPVDFWDAVAIEWSRVATLFCKPDRAVAAALERVPFPEGASLETKLRAAYDWLARRVRNDSLGSVEEMEGLSRRSVDRDLLEGVAGVFDRGAAAPWQIDLAFMGMARALGAEASFVLASDRREHTWNPSLLALDPFDEAVVAVHAPADPPDKFSLVDPGSGLPYGSIPFWISGGKALVTSSKGGRVIAAPASAPATNLSRTTGTIAIDAETGSARVRWSREGSGQKGLVDRRALRRLTPGERSKRLDDLCGASGDFDVSRADSPGLDDPAAPFRLECEGESARAGPASGDASISARLSGAWMEEVPELSAPVRRYPVVLPFPGIDRTVLDVASPAGFAPGPPPEPLRVTGAWGSYSLSIAKTAAGYHVERSLQLDQTVIPVASYDAFRRFLEEVRLADRTTLVFQRAEGGTP, encoded by the coding sequence GTGAAGCGCCTCGGCCTCGCTCTCGCGTGCGGTCTCGTTCTCTGCGTCGCGGCCACCCCCGCGCGCGCGGCGAACCACTACCCGATCGAGCCGGGGCCCGAGGAGATGTCGGCGGAGGAGAAGGCCATCGTCCCCGATCCGAGCTCGGGGGCCGAGCACGCGGTCGTCCTCGCCGTCGAGATCGAGCAGGACGACGCCATCAGCGTCCTCGCGAAGACCTCGTACCACCTCCGGGCGAAGATCCTCTCGCCCGCCGGGCGCGCTCTCGCCAACGTCGAGATCCCCCTCCTCACGCAGGAGGGCTCCATCAAGACGTGGTGGGGACGGACGATCCTCCCGGACGGAACGGTCCTCTCCCTTCCCGACAGCGAGCTGCACGAGGAACCGCTGGTCCGCAAGGGGGCCGGGAAGGAATCTCGCGTCGTGAAGGCGGTGCTCAAGGGGGTCGTCCCCGGCGCGGTCATCGATTACGGCTACGTCCTCCGCGACGTCAACGCCGTGGGGCTGCACCTCGTCCCGCTCCAGGCGCCGTGGCCGATAAGGCGCCTCCGGTACCGCTGGATCCCGCAGAACGCGCTCGTCTCCGACCGCCCGCGGATCGCCGCGTGCACGCTCACGCACGCCGAGGGAGCCGACGTGAAGGCGGTGCAGGAGAAGAAGTGGTTCGTCGTCACGGCCCGCGATCTCCCGGCCTTCGAGCGTGAGCCCCTCGCCCCGAGCGACGACGAGCTCCGGATCACCGCCATCTTCCACTACACCTTCTACGCGCGGGATCCGGTCGACTTCTGGGACGCCGTCGCCATCGAGTGGAGCCGCGTCGCGACGCTCTTCTGCAAGCCCGATCGGGCGGTCGCCGCCGCCCTCGAGCGGGTCCCGTTCCCCGAGGGAGCGAGCCTCGAGACGAAGCTCCGCGCGGCGTACGACTGGCTGGCGCGGCGGGTGAGGAACGACTCTCTCGGCTCGGTCGAGGAGATGGAGGGGCTCTCGCGCCGGAGCGTCGACCGGGATCTGCTCGAAGGGGTGGCCGGCGTCTTCGATCGCGGCGCGGCGGCCCCCTGGCAGATCGATCTCGCCTTCATGGGGATGGCCCGGGCGCTCGGCGCGGAGGCCTCGTTCGTCCTCGCCTCGGATCGGCGCGAACATACGTGGAACCCGAGCCTCCTGGCGCTCGACCCGTTCGACGAGGCGGTCGTCGCCGTCCACGCCCCCGCCGATCCTCCCGACAAATTCAGCCTCGTCGATCCGGGCTCGGGGCTGCCGTACGGATCGATCCCCTTCTGGATCTCCGGCGGGAAGGCCCTCGTCACCAGCTCGAAGGGGGGGCGCGTGATCGCGGCCCCCGCGTCGGCGCCGGCTACGAACCTCTCCCGGACGACGGGGACGATCGCGATCGACGCTGAGACGGGATCGGCGCGGGTGCGCTGGTCGAGGGAGGGGTCGGGGCAGAAAGGGCTCGTCGATCGCCGCGCGCTGCGGCGCCTCACCCCCGGCGAGCGATCGAAGCGGCTCGACGATCTGTGCGGCGCGTCCGGCGACTTCGACGTCTCCCGAGCCGACTCGCCGGGGCTCGACGATCCGGCGGCGCCCTTCCGGCTCGAGTGCGAGGGGGAGTCGGCCCGGGCCGGCCCGGCGTCGGGGGACGCGTCGATCAGCGCGCGCCTTTCCGGTGCGTGGATGGAGGAGGTCCCGGAGCTCTCCGCTCCCGTGCGCCGGTACCCGGTCGTGCTCCCGTTCCCGGGGATCGACAGGACCGTCCTCGACGTCGCCTCGCCGGCGGGGTTCGCGCCGGGACCTCCCCCTGAGCCGCTCCGCGTCACGGGGGCGTGGGGGTCGTATTCGCTGTCGATCGCAAAGACGGCGGCGGGCTATCACGTGGAGCGATCGCTTCAGCTCGATCAGACCGTCATCCCCGTGGCGTCGTACGACGCCTTTCGGCGATTTCTCGAGGAGGTCCGGCTCGCCGACCGGACGACGCTCGTCTTCCAGCGCGCGGAGGGAGGGACACCGTGA